In one Lolium rigidum isolate FL_2022 chromosome 3, APGP_CSIRO_Lrig_0.1, whole genome shotgun sequence genomic region, the following are encoded:
- the LOC124703585 gene encoding probable alkaline/neutral invertase F — translation MKRVSSHVSIASEAEINLDLSRLLIDKPRYTLERKRSFDEQSWSELTHTHRQNDGFDSVLQSPAFRTGFDSPFSMGTHFGEPSGPHPLVNEAWEALRKSVVYFRGQPVGTIAAVDHASEEVLNYDQVFVRDFVPSALAFLMNNEPEIVKNFLLKTLHLQSSEKMVDRFKLGAGAMPASFKVDRNKSRNTETLVADFGESAIGRVAPVDSGFWWIILLRAYTKYTGDASLSESPDCQKCMRLILNLCLSEGFDTFPTLLCTDGCSMIDRRMGIYGYPIEIQALFYMALRCALQMLKPDGEGKDFIEKIGKRLHALTYHMRNYFWLDFPHLNNIYRYKTEEYSHTAVNKFNVIPDSIPDWVFDFMPCRGGYFLGNVSPAMMDFRWFALGNCIAIISSLATPEQSSAIMDLIEERWDELVGEVPLKICYPAIENHEWRIITGCDPKNTRWSYHNGGSWPVLLWLLTAACIKTGRPQMAKRAIELSEARLLKDGWPEYYDGKLGKFVGKQARKFQTWSIAGYLVARMMLEDPSTLMMIFMEEDRPVKPTMRRSASWNA, via the exons ATGAAGAGAGTCTCATCGCATGTCTCCATTGCGTCAGAGGCTGagatcaatctcgatctctcacgGTTACTAATTGACAAGCCAAGGTACACGTTGGAGCGGAAGAGGTCATTTGATGAGCAGTCATGGAGCGAGCTCACCCACACCCATCGGCAAAACGATGGCTTTGATAGTGTACTGCAGTCACCTGCATTCCGCACTGGGTTTGACTCACCGTTCTCAATGGGAACACACTTTGGTGAGCCAAGTGGGCCACACCCCCTTGTGAATGAAGCATGGGAGGCACTCAGGAAATCTGTAGTGTATTTTCGGGGCCAACCAGTTGGTACAATTGCTGCGGTAGATCATGCATCTGAAGAAGTGCTCAATTATGATCAG GTTTTCGTCCGGGATTTTGTTCCTAGTGCATTAGCTTTTCTAATGAATAACGAGCCCGAAATAGTGAAGAACTTTCTGTTGAAAACTCTCCACTTGCAAAGCTCAGAAAAAATGGTAGACCGGTTCAAGCTTGGAGCAGGAGCAATGCCTGCAAGTTTCAAGGTGGACCGTAATAAAAGCAGAAACACTGAAACATTAGTTGCAGATTTTGGTGAGAGCGCGATTGGCAGGGTGGCACCAGTGGATTCTGGATTTTGGTGGATTATTCTGCTCCGGGCATATACAAAGTATACTGGAGATGCTAGTTTGTCAGAATCTCCTGATTGTCAGAAGTGCATGAGACTGATACTGAATCTCTGCTTATCTGAGGGATTCGATACTTTCCCAACTCTGCTCTGCACAGATGGGTGCTCAATGATCGATCGTCGAATG GGTATATATGGTTATCCTATTGAGATCCAAGCTCTGTTCTACATGGCATTAAGATGTGCTCTCCAAATGCTTAAGCCAGATGGTGAAGGGAAGGACTTCATTGAGAAGATAGGGAAACGGCTGCATGCATTAACCTACCACATGAGAAACTACTTCTGGCTGGACTTCCCACATCTAAACAATATCTATAGATACAAAACAGAGGAGTACTCCCACACTGCTGTGAATAAATTCAATGTCATCCCAGATTCAATCCCTGATTGGGTGTTTGATTTCATGCCATGCCGGGGAGGCTACTTTCTTGGCAACGTCAGCCCTGCCATGATGGACTTCAGGTGGTTTGCTCTTGGAAACTGTATTGCCATTATATCATCTCTGGCTACTCCTGAGCAGTCATCAGCAATAATGGATCTGATCGAGGAGAGGTGGGATGAACTAGTGGGCGAGGTGCCTCTGAAGATTTGCTATCCTGCAATTGAGAACCATGAGTGGAGAATAATTACTGGCTGCGACCCCAAGAATACCCGGTGGAGTTATCATAATGGAGGATCATGGCCAG TTCTTCTGTGGCTGCTGACTGCAGCCTGTATCAAGACCGGGCGGCCACAAATGGCGAAGCGCGCCATCGAGCTTTCCGAGGCTAGGCTTCTGAAGGATGGCTGGCCCGAGTACTATGACGGCAAGCTGGGAAAGTTTGTAGGTAAGCAGGCCAGGAAGTTCCAAACATGGTCCATTGCAGGCTACCTGGTAGCCCGGATGATGCTGGAGGACCCGTCAACGCTCATGATGATCTTCATGGAGGAAGACCGGCCTGTGAAGCCGACAATGAGGCGGTCGGCGTCGTGGAATGCCTGA